In the genome of Cutibacterium equinum, one region contains:
- the ruvA gene encoding Holliday junction branch migration protein RuvA: MISHLSGTVTAAGPTWVVLDNHGIGVKVLCPPATAASARIDQTMSLQTSLVVREDSLTLYGFVQAEDRDAFELVQTASGVGPKLAAAIMSVLDSNQLASAISAEDEATLCRVPGIGRKGAAKMILELKDKMAALAPAGSASAGTSGSVAPWREQVADGLIGLGWSAKDADKAVEEVAGLKEADPSMTIGTLMRAALRSLAR; the protein is encoded by the coding sequence GTGATCTCCCATCTTTCCGGCACCGTGACTGCGGCCGGCCCGACCTGGGTCGTCCTTGACAATCATGGGATTGGCGTCAAGGTGTTGTGCCCTCCTGCCACGGCTGCCAGTGCTCGCATTGACCAGACGATGAGCTTGCAGACCTCCCTCGTCGTGCGCGAGGACTCCCTGACCCTCTACGGCTTCGTTCAAGCTGAGGATCGGGACGCCTTCGAGCTCGTCCAGACCGCTTCTGGGGTCGGCCCCAAGCTCGCCGCGGCGATCATGAGCGTGTTGGACTCCAACCAGCTCGCCTCAGCGATCAGCGCAGAGGACGAGGCGACGCTGTGCCGGGTGCCCGGAATTGGCCGCAAGGGCGCTGCGAAGATGATCCTCGAACTCAAGGACAAGATGGCGGCCCTCGCTCCCGCCGGGTCCGCCTCTGCTGGTACGAGCGGGTCGGTGGCGCCGTGGCGAGAGCAGGTTGCCGACGGCCTCATCGGTCTGGGGTGGTCGGCGAAAGATGCTGACAAGGCTGTTGAGGAGGTCGCCGGCCTCAAGGAGGCCGATCCCTCGATGACGATCGGCACCCTCATGCGGGCGGCCCTGCGCAGTTTGGCTCGATGA